A single region of the Vicia villosa cultivar HV-30 ecotype Madison, WI linkage group LG4, Vvil1.0, whole genome shotgun sequence genome encodes:
- the LOC131598439 gene encoding uncharacterized protein LOC131598439 translates to MVQQNQVPRLRPNQGGVRGRYQQVMMVGRQQDADQFVEQYQQEEASMENNLTTMIERIVARNGMNTPLQRPTYSSPLAEYIVQTKNPRGWKIPKYTKFGGEIGESTIEHIAIYLTELGYMENNESLRVPEHELVQMVAGGLDYSIWKKIDLTFVKSMSQLADRVRHLERLRLEKVRHTKSKAKKEKVAYVNYDDMNPIYEADYISTTEVEIDLAEMKPGPAYDVNRCFRRKERMSLSITIRNSLRKLILLILVNARKFLMDLVQKSLQEGRLKFTARSMKIDADPLKQEEALFAEAVNINMVELSEIPDDMLEESIGETPQVRLFDVYPRMDEDLLDFLFRCKNQDSQVGLCPRCSTLTNIVAAENFQKLQLERGRAQWKRRDPRKCLKADQ, encoded by the exons ATGGTACAACAGAATCAGGTTCCTAGACTGCGACCAAATCAAGGTGGAGTTCGAGGAAGATATCAACAAGTCATGATGGTGGGTCGACAACAGGATGCTGATCAATTTGTCGAACAATATCAACAAGAAGAAGCATCCATGGAGAATAATCTAACCACGATGATAGAAAGGATTGTGGCTAGAAATGGAATGAATACTCCACTACAAAGGCCAACATACTCTTCCCCATTGGCTGAATACATTGTGCAGACAAAAAATCCTAGGGGCTGGAAAATACCTAAGTACACCAAATTTGGAGGAGAAATTGGAGAATCGACAATCGAGCATATAGCCATATATCTTACTGAATTAGGATACATGGAGAATAACGAAAGTCTCAGG GTACCCGAACATGAACTGGTTCAGATGGTTGCAGGAGGTTTAGATTATTCCATTTGGAAGAAAATAGACCTAACTTTTGTCAAAAGTATGTCACAGTTAGCTGATAGGGTTCGACACCTTGAACGCCTACGACTAGAAAAAGTCAGGCATACTAAATCCAAGGCTAAGAAAGAAAAGGTAGCCTATGTCAATTATGATGATATGAACCCCATATATGAAGCTGATTACATTTCAACGACAGAGGTGGAGATTGATCTGGCCGAAATGAAACCAGGGCCAGCCTACGATGTAAATCGTTGTTTCCGTCGAAAGGAAAGAATGTCTCTGTCGATAACAATTCGAAATTCACTGCGAAAACTTATACTTTTGATATTAGTAAATGCGAGGAAATTTTTGAT ggatctagtCCAGAAATCACTTCAAGAAGGTCGACTGAAATTTACTGCCAGAAGTATGAAAATCGACGCTGACCCACTCAAACAAGAGGAAGCTTTGTTTGCTGAAGCTGTCAACATCAACATGGTGGAGCTGTCTGAGATACCTGATGATATGCTGGAAGAAAGCATTGGGGAAACTCCCCAAGTTCGACTTTTTGATGTGTATCCCAGAATGGATGAGGATTTGCTGGACTTCTTGTTTCGATGCAAGAACCAAGATTCCCAAGTGGGATTGTGCCCTA